From the Saimiri boliviensis isolate mSaiBol1 chromosome X, mSaiBol1.pri, whole genome shotgun sequence genome, one window contains:
- the LOC101033345 gene encoding melanoma-associated antigen B6B-like: MPRGHKSKHRAREKRRETHGQSQDLTGPQTTAEKQEEPRSSPSSYPVCQGARRKTSDSSVPQESQGASPTASPDAGVSCSKSDVAAKGQDEKSASTSPNASVPQGSQRASPTASLDAGASCSKSDVAAKGQDEKSASTSPDASVPQESQGPSPTESPDAGVSCSKSDIAGLNQDEESAVTSQRAAFFKTTDRDPLNRKASALVQFLQEKFEKKEIILKADMLKRVSKKYKEHLPEILKKTSNHLAVVFGVELKEMDSSGESYTLVSKLGLSGEGILSGVNGLAKSGILVSLLSFIFMRGNRATEKEVWDFLGVLGIYDGIMHSVYGEPRKIIMEDLVQDKYLEYRQVYNSDPPCYEFLWGPRAHAETSKMRVLRALASINNTAPGSYPHLYEEALIDEVERALRLRY, from the exons ATGCCTCGGGGTCACAAGAGTAAGCACCGTGCCCGTGAGAAACGCCGAGAGACCCATGGTCAATCTCAGGATCTCACAGGTCCCCAGACCACTGCAGAAAAGCAGGAAGAGCCCCgctcttccccttcttcttaTCCTGTTTGTCAGGGTGCTCGTCGGAAGACTTCTGATTCCTCCGTTCCGCAGGAGTCTCAGGGAGCTTCACCCACTGCCTCTCCTGATGCAGGTGTTTCATGCTCAAAATCTGATGTGGCTGCCAAGGGTCAAGATGAGAAAAGTGCAAGCACCTCCCCTAATGCCTCTGTTCCTCAGGGGTCTCAGAGAGCTTCACCCACTGCCTCTCTTGATGCAGGTGCTTCATGCTCAAAATCTGATGTGGCTGCCAAGGGTCAAGATGAGAAAAGTGCAAGCACCTCCCCTGATGCCTCTGTTCCTCAGGAGTCTCAGGGACCTTCACCCACTGAATCTCCTGATGCAG GTGTTTCATGCTCAAAATCTGATATAGCTGGCTTGAATCAAGATGAGGAAAGTGCAGTCACgtcccagagagctgccttctTTAAGACCACAGATCGAGATCCTCTAAACAGGAAGGCGAGCGCGTTGGTGCAATTCCTACAGGAGAAGTTTGAGAAGAAAGAGATCATTTTGAAGGCTGACATGCTGAAGCGTGTTAGCAAAAAGTACAAGGAGCACTTGCCTGAGATCCTCAAGAAAACCTCCAACCATTTGGCAGTGGTTTTTGGCGTTGAATTGAAAGAAATGGATTCCAGCGGCGAATCCTACACCCTTGTCAGCAAGCTGGGCCTCTCCGGTGAAGGCATTCTGAGTGGTGTTAATGGGCTGGCGAAGTCGGGTATCCTGGTGTCTCTCCTGAGTTTCATTTTCATGAGAGGGAACCGTGCCACTGAAAAGGAGGTCTGGGACTTCCTGGGTGTTTTGGGGATCTATGACGGAATCATGCACTCAGTCTATGGGGAGCCCCGGAAGATCATTATGGAAGATTTGGTGCAAGATAAGTACCTGGAGTACCGGCAGGTGTATAACAGTGATCCTCCATGCTATGAGTTCCTGTGGGGTCCACGAGCCCATGCTGAAACCAGTAAGATGAGAGTCCTGAGAGCTTTGGCAAGTATCAATAACACTGCCCCTGGTTCCTACCCACATCTGTATGAAGAGGCTTTGATAGATGAGGTAGAGAGAGCACTGAGACTGAGATACTAA